From a single Calderihabitans maritimus genomic region:
- the nusB gene encoding transcription antitermination factor NusB, translating to MSRRVAREKALQILFQIDVGRANPEFATEYILEESTLEEQDAAFTRQVVKGTLENISTIDELIESHSQDWDLARLANVDRNILRLGVYELLYRDDIPPSVSINEAVELAKIFGTEESSKFVNGILDAIKHRVAENRPLEGDE from the coding sequence GTGAGTAGAAGGGTAGCCCGCGAGAAGGCACTGCAAATTCTATTTCAAATAGATGTGGGAAGAGCCAATCCAGAATTTGCTACCGAATATATCCTCGAGGAATCCACCCTGGAAGAACAGGATGCTGCTTTTACCCGGCAGGTGGTAAAGGGTACTTTAGAAAATATTTCCACTATCGATGAGCTTATCGAAAGCCACTCCCAGGACTGGGATTTGGCGAGGCTGGCCAATGTAGACAGAAATATTTTACGTCTGGGAGTATATGAGCTCCTTTACCGGGATGATATTCCTCCTAGTGTTTCCATTAATGAAGCAGTGGAACTGGCTAAAATTTTCGGTACCGAGGAATCGAGTAAATTTGTCAATGGAATATTAGATGCTATTAAACATCGGGTTGCTGAGAACCGTCCGCTAGAAGGTGACGAATAA
- a CDS encoding O-sialoglycoprotein endopeptidase, whose protein sequence is MKYVLGIDTSCYTTSAALVDEEGNLKAEHRQLLSVPQGERGLQQAMAVFQHVQQLPQVIKKTLAPVRGKNIGAVVASVKPRPVEGSYMPVFTVAHSFGRTMAEVLGVPFFATTHQEGHIMAGLWSSGMPSRDKFLAVHLSGGTSELLLVERENKGGFSFAIKLLGGTTDLHAGQFIDRVGVEMGLPFPAGPHLEKLASKSRTGVVSIPSSVRGFNFSFSGPETQARKLLRQGIAPAEVARAVERCIATTLEKILRPAVKEFELADVLIVGGVAANRFIRERLRQRLEHRAVGARLFFADPRYSGDNAVGVAQLGCKML, encoded by the coding sequence ATGAAATATGTTTTAGGGATTGACACTAGTTGCTATACTACTTCGGCAGCCCTGGTAGACGAGGAAGGGAACTTGAAGGCCGAACACCGCCAACTGTTGTCGGTACCCCAGGGAGAAAGGGGGCTGCAACAAGCGATGGCGGTGTTTCAACATGTACAGCAATTGCCCCAGGTCATAAAAAAGACTCTGGCGCCGGTAAGAGGCAAAAATATTGGGGCAGTGGTTGCCAGTGTAAAGCCCCGGCCGGTAGAGGGTTCTTACATGCCGGTGTTCACGGTGGCTCATAGTTTCGGTAGGACAATGGCAGAGGTTTTGGGAGTTCCTTTTTTTGCTACTACCCACCAGGAAGGCCATATCATGGCCGGCCTGTGGTCCAGCGGGATGCCTTCCCGAGACAAATTCCTGGCGGTCCATCTGTCCGGGGGGACTTCGGAACTCTTGTTAGTGGAACGGGAGAATAAAGGGGGATTTTCCTTTGCCATAAAGTTGTTGGGAGGAACTACCGATCTCCATGCGGGTCAGTTTATTGATAGGGTAGGAGTAGAAATGGGCCTTCCTTTTCCGGCCGGACCGCATCTGGAGAAACTGGCTTCGAAGAGCAGGACCGGAGTAGTGAGCATTCCTTCCTCTGTCCGGGGATTTAACTTTAGTTTTTCTGGGCCGGAAACGCAGGCCCGGAAGTTGTTGCGCCAGGGAATAGCTCCGGCGGAGGTAGCCCGGGCAGTGGAAAGGTGTATAGCCACCACTCTGGAAAAAATTTTGCGCCCGGCGGTGAAAGAGTTTGAGCTGGCGGACGTTTTAATCGTGGGGGGTGTGGCAGCCAACCGCTTTATAAGGGAGAGACTGCGCCAACGCCTGGAACACCGGGCGGTAGGAGCGCGGCTTTTCTTTGCCGACCCCCGTTACAGCGGGGACAACGCAGTGGGGGTAGCTCAGTTGGGATGTAAAATGCTATAA
- a CDS encoding DUF2273 domain-containing protein yields the protein MDWRRMVLFLLEEHRGKVLGAIIGLMFGLLVAVFNFWKAIFIALCAVAGYHIGKKFDHKGNFKDFWDRIFPE from the coding sequence TTGGACTGGAGGCGTATGGTATTATTTCTCCTGGAAGAACACCGGGGTAAGGTTTTGGGAGCGATTATTGGACTAATGTTTGGCCTGCTGGTGGCTGTTTTTAATTTTTGGAAGGCTATTTTCATTGCTCTGTGCGCAGTGGCAGGATACCACATCGGGAAAAAGTTTGACCATAAGGGTAATTTCAAAGATTTTTGGGACAGGATTTTTCCTGAATAA